The Spirosoma foliorum genome has a window encoding:
- a CDS encoding N-acyl-D-amino-acid deacylase family protein: MPFRLYALLSCLLASCFTYAQPYDLVIKNGRVVDGTGNPWVYADVAIQDGRIAKIGTIASGDAKRTIDASGLVVAPGFIDVHAHVEGSLEAQPGAPNFIYDGVTTLITGNCGGSSANLRTYFDTLRMTKTSVNVGSLIGHNSVRMKVMKMAFREPTAREQADMEALVEQAMKDGAVGISTGLIYTPGTYARTPEVVNLAKMASRYGGVYASHIRNEGQNVKQAVQEAILISSEAKIPVEISHFKVASKPLWGKSTETVELVEAARREGLDVTVDQYPYTASSTSLESIVPSWALADGDSAVLVRFRDPATRTKIRKEMLDGLSTNLRKNYEYAVVASYKPDTTFNGLSISAINQKLGRKNTSETEADLIMDLMEKANLKRIQMVYHTMSETDVENILRYPNTMIASDAGVAKLGSGMPHPRAYGTNARVLGRYVRERHVIPMEEAIRRMTSLPAQRFKLSDRGLLRPGYAADIVLFDEKTVSDKATYEQPHAYTTGISWVIVNGTPVVENSKHNGQRPGQLLMGPGYAK; this comes from the coding sequence ATGCCCTTTCGTCTCTACGCGCTACTTAGTTGCCTTCTTGCCTCCTGTTTTACATATGCTCAACCTTACGACCTGGTTATCAAAAATGGTCGCGTAGTTGATGGTACCGGTAATCCCTGGGTCTATGCCGATGTGGCTATTCAGGACGGGCGTATTGCTAAGATTGGTACAATAGCGTCGGGCGATGCCAAACGAACCATTGATGCCAGCGGGTTAGTTGTAGCTCCCGGTTTTATCGATGTACATGCGCATGTGGAAGGTAGTCTGGAAGCCCAGCCCGGTGCCCCCAATTTTATTTACGATGGTGTAACAACGCTGATAACGGGTAATTGTGGGGGCTCAAGTGCCAACTTACGCACCTACTTCGATACGCTCCGAATGACGAAGACATCCGTCAATGTCGGCTCGTTGATCGGGCATAATTCGGTGCGGATGAAAGTGATGAAAATGGCCTTTCGAGAGCCCACCGCTCGTGAGCAGGCTGATATGGAAGCGCTCGTTGAGCAGGCGATGAAAGACGGTGCTGTAGGCATATCGACCGGCCTGATTTATACGCCCGGAACCTACGCTCGCACACCCGAAGTCGTGAATCTGGCGAAAATGGCCTCGCGCTATGGAGGAGTATACGCATCCCACATCCGAAACGAGGGACAGAATGTGAAACAGGCCGTTCAGGAAGCGATTCTGATTAGCAGTGAAGCCAAAATTCCAGTTGAGATTTCGCACTTTAAAGTGGCCAGTAAGCCGCTTTGGGGGAAAAGTACCGAAACCGTTGAGCTAGTCGAAGCTGCCCGGCGGGAAGGTCTGGACGTAACGGTTGACCAATATCCGTACACGGCATCCAGTACGTCGCTGGAAAGTATTGTGCCCTCGTGGGCACTAGCCGATGGCGATTCGGCTGTGTTGGTTCGGTTTCGTGACCCGGCTACCCGCACTAAAATTCGCAAGGAAATGCTGGACGGCCTGTCGACAAACCTGCGGAAGAATTATGAATACGCCGTTGTGGCCAGCTACAAGCCCGATACGACATTTAATGGCCTGAGCATCAGTGCGATAAATCAGAAGCTGGGCCGGAAAAACACGTCCGAAACGGAAGCTGACCTGATTATGGATTTGATGGAAAAAGCGAATCTGAAGCGAATTCAAATGGTTTACCACACCATGTCGGAAACCGATGTTGAGAACATTCTTCGGTATCCGAATACCATGATTGCTTCCGATGCTGGGGTCGCTAAGTTGGGGTCAGGTATGCCACACCCGCGTGCGTATGGAACCAATGCTCGCGTATTAGGCCGCTACGTACGGGAACGACACGTTATCCCGATGGAAGAAGCTATACGCCGGATGACATCCTTACCCGCTCAACGATTTAAATTATCAGATCGCGGCTTACTCCGCCCCGGCTACGCTGCCGACATTGTGCTGTTCGATGAGAAAACCGTTTCTGACAAAGCCACTTACGAACAACCCCACGCTTATACAACAGGCATTTCCTGGGTTATCGTTAACGGCACGCCCGTCGTTGAAAATAGCAAACACAACGGTCAGCGACCAGGCCAGTTGCTCATGGGACCGGGCTACGCTAAATGA
- a CDS encoding DinB family protein, with translation MELIPLFLTEMEQEAQTTRKMLQRIPDDKYDWKPHEKSMTIRQLATHIANLPTWVTMAFTTDGLDFDVNPYKEDVINNTAELMDYMETCLADGKSKLVPENEAILNDPWTLRNGDQIFFTSPKHEVIRTTFCQIVHHRAQLGVNLRLLDIPIPGSYGPSADEA, from the coding sequence ATGGAACTCATTCCGCTGTTTTTGACTGAAATGGAGCAGGAAGCGCAAACGACCCGCAAAATGTTACAACGCATTCCTGACGACAAATACGACTGGAAACCGCACGAAAAAAGCATGACTATCCGGCAATTGGCTACGCATATTGCCAACTTGCCGACCTGGGTAACTATGGCATTCACAACAGACGGATTAGATTTCGACGTTAACCCCTACAAGGAGGATGTCATTAATAACACGGCTGAGTTAATGGACTATATGGAAACCTGCCTGGCGGATGGGAAATCGAAATTGGTCCCCGAAAATGAAGCCATCCTGAACGACCCTTGGACGTTGCGAAATGGTGACCAAATCTTCTTCACCTCGCCGAAACATGAAGTCATTCGGACAACGTTTTGCCAGATCGTACACCACCGTGCTCAGTTAGGTGTCAACCTCCGATTGCTGGATATTCCGATTCCGGGAAGCTATGGCCCAAGTGCCGACGAAGCCTAA
- a CDS encoding M1 family metallopeptidase: MSSRLLLSIAGVFVALLGHGQKPIFPTPLSPRLANYQIDVKLNPITKKLDGRETLTWKNSSTDQIHELQFHLYLNAFRNDQSTFMRESGGQLRGDQIDRKAKEDPYGSIDVVSMKVRGGEVLAYQFFQPDDSNRDDHTVIRVPLSKPVGPGETITLDIVFRAKLPKIFARTGFSRDFFLVGQWFPKIGVYESAGTRYQPAGLGKTGHWNCHQFHAHSEFYADYGVYDVNITTPKDYWVSAVGLFQSEKLHGDGTKTILYHAEDVVDFAWTASPHFQVINDTWKRPSGGKVDIELVMQPEHAHQAKRHLDAAKAALAYFDKHLGKYPFPNLTIVDPPLHASGSFGMEYPTFITAGTAWFLPAGARFPEEVTIHEFGHQYFMQLLATNEFEEAWLDEGFNQYYEGRIMDATYGARSSQIDLFGFRWGDLESSRDNYVHQDNPALGSSFGNTWQLPEGQYGVLTYSKTATWMRTLEGLVGRTVMDEIMQTYFIRWKFKHPDGQNFIDIVNELVPKRLGAKYGPDMNWFFDQVLYGDQVVDYELLSIKNRRGNGQQQSVITVQRNGDGVMPVDILVHFDNGHELMLFWDGKGRQRQFTLNESAKVVWATVDPKQKIYMDTNLNNNSLTLEPSSAPAAKFAAKFLFWVENWMQWLAWLA, translated from the coding sequence ATGTCATCTCGCCTTTTGCTAAGTATCGCGGGGGTTTTCGTAGCCCTACTTGGGCATGGTCAAAAACCAATCTTCCCGACACCCCTGAGTCCACGATTGGCGAATTACCAGATCGATGTGAAGCTAAATCCGATCACGAAAAAACTCGATGGTCGGGAAACGCTAACCTGGAAAAATTCGTCTACCGATCAAATCCATGAATTGCAGTTCCACTTGTATTTGAATGCCTTCCGCAACGATCAGTCTACGTTCATGCGGGAATCGGGCGGGCAATTGCGAGGAGACCAGATTGACCGGAAAGCCAAAGAAGATCCTTATGGTTCTATCGATGTTGTGTCGATGAAGGTTCGTGGCGGGGAGGTGTTAGCTTATCAATTCTTCCAGCCTGATGATTCGAACCGGGACGATCACACCGTAATTCGGGTGCCTTTAAGCAAACCTGTTGGGCCGGGTGAAACTATCACTTTAGACATCGTCTTTCGAGCTAAGCTGCCCAAAATATTCGCCCGAACTGGTTTTAGCCGCGACTTTTTTCTGGTAGGCCAATGGTTTCCTAAAATTGGCGTTTACGAGTCGGCCGGAACGCGTTATCAACCCGCTGGATTAGGAAAAACAGGACACTGGAATTGCCATCAGTTCCATGCACACTCCGAGTTTTATGCCGACTATGGCGTTTATGATGTAAACATCACCACTCCCAAAGATTATTGGGTGAGCGCCGTTGGCCTTTTTCAGTCCGAAAAGCTACACGGCGACGGTACCAAAACAATCCTCTATCATGCCGAAGATGTGGTCGATTTTGCCTGGACGGCTTCTCCCCATTTTCAGGTTATTAACGATACCTGGAAACGGCCTTCGGGGGGCAAGGTCGATATAGAGTTAGTGATGCAACCCGAACATGCCCATCAAGCGAAACGCCATCTGGACGCAGCCAAAGCGGCTTTGGCTTACTTCGACAAACACCTGGGCAAATACCCGTTTCCGAACCTGACCATTGTCGATCCACCGTTACATGCCAGCGGCTCGTTTGGCATGGAGTATCCAACATTCATTACCGCCGGAACGGCTTGGTTCTTGCCCGCCGGAGCCCGCTTTCCGGAAGAAGTAACTATTCATGAGTTTGGCCATCAGTACTTTATGCAGCTTTTGGCGACCAACGAGTTTGAAGAAGCCTGGCTCGACGAAGGCTTTAATCAATACTACGAAGGCCGGATTATGGACGCTACCTACGGCGCTCGCTCATCGCAGATTGACTTGTTTGGCTTTCGATGGGGTGATCTGGAAAGCTCACGAGACAATTATGTGCATCAGGATAATCCTGCCCTTGGTTCATCGTTTGGCAACACCTGGCAATTGCCCGAAGGCCAGTATGGCGTTTTAACCTACTCCAAAACGGCAACCTGGATGCGAACGCTGGAAGGACTGGTTGGACGGACTGTAATGGACGAGATTATGCAGACATATTTCATCCGCTGGAAATTCAAACATCCCGACGGCCAGAATTTCATTGACATTGTAAACGAACTCGTACCCAAAAGACTTGGCGCTAAATACGGCCCCGATATGAACTGGTTTTTCGACCAGGTACTGTATGGCGATCAAGTTGTTGATTATGAACTTCTCTCCATTAAAAACCGGAGGGGTAATGGTCAGCAACAGAGCGTTATAACGGTGCAACGAAACGGCGATGGGGTAATGCCGGTGGACATATTGGTGCATTTTGACAATGGCCACGAGCTTATGTTATTCTGGGACGGTAAAGGTCGGCAGCGTCAATTTACACTCAACGAGAGCGCCAAAGTAGTCTGGGCAACTGTCGATCCGAAGCAAAAGATCTACATGGATACCAACCTTAACAATAATAGTTTAACCCTTGAACCATCATCGGCCCCAGCGGCTAAATTTGCGGCTAAGTTTTTATTCTGGGTTGAAAACTGGATGCAGTGGCTAGCCTGGCTGGCGTAA
- a CDS encoding NADH-quinone oxidoreductase subunit C gives MTFSEITDLLTTQFGPDIQANPQAIQPYLTVPANQLVAICQFLRDDDQLFFDLLACITGIDNGLGTDTMEVIYNLTSIPYQHNLMVKVVIPRNTTGKELPTIPSVAHIWRTADWHERETFDLVGIRFENHPDLRRILLPTDWVGHPLRTDYQEQEQYHGIKTK, from the coding sequence ATGACCTTTTCCGAAATTACTGACCTGCTCACCACCCAGTTCGGCCCTGATATACAGGCCAATCCGCAAGCGATACAGCCTTACCTCACTGTTCCTGCAAACCAATTGGTAGCCATTTGCCAATTTTTGCGTGACGATGACCAGTTATTTTTTGACTTACTAGCCTGCATTACAGGCATCGATAACGGGCTGGGGACCGACACGATGGAGGTCATCTATAATCTTACCTCTATTCCCTACCAGCATAACCTTATGGTAAAAGTGGTTATTCCACGTAATACCACTGGAAAGGAATTGCCAACGATACCGAGTGTAGCTCATATCTGGCGAACCGCCGACTGGCACGAACGCGAAACGTTTGATCTGGTTGGTATCCGATTTGAAAACCATCCAGACCTCCGCCGTATCCTGTTGCCTACCGATTGGGTTGGCCATCCACTCCGCACCGACTATCAGGAACAGGAGCAGTATCACGGCATCAAAACCAAATAA
- a CDS encoding M20/M25/M40 family metallo-hydrolase, with protein sequence MKKTITLLFTLVVGYAQAQNADSVTIRKIYNEALSNGKSYEWLRHLTKQIGPRLSGSEGAQKAVDWTKQVMEKEGFDRVFLQDVMVPHWVRGAKEVAYIQNGKQKTTVPIAALGGSVATGPKGVEAGVIEVTSFPELRALGADKVKGKIVFYNRPMDPTKINTFEAYGGAVDQRANGATEAAKLGAVGAIVRSMNPLHDDYPHVGGMRYATGVPLIPTAAISTNAADLLSKSLKENPNLTFYFKQSCETLPDAKSYNVVGEIKGSEKPDEIIVVGGHLDSWDLAEGAQDDGAGCMQSIEVLRLFKALGIKPKRTIRAVMFMNEENGLRGGVQYADLAKKNNEKHMAAVESDAGGFTPRGFGIVGTPEQRAKVMPWKPLLAPYGLLEIGAGGGGADIGPLAQSGTVLFGFRPDSQRYFDYHHTAIDNFEVVSQRELELGAASMASLIYLLDQYGL encoded by the coding sequence ATGAAGAAAACAATTACACTTCTCTTTACGCTGGTAGTCGGGTACGCACAGGCGCAAAACGCCGATTCGGTTACCATCCGAAAAATTTATAACGAAGCGCTTTCGAATGGGAAATCCTACGAATGGCTGCGTCATCTAACCAAGCAGATTGGGCCGCGTCTGAGTGGTTCGGAAGGGGCCCAGAAAGCTGTTGACTGGACCAAACAGGTCATGGAGAAAGAAGGCTTCGACCGAGTGTTTTTGCAGGATGTTATGGTGCCGCATTGGGTGCGCGGGGCAAAAGAAGTGGCTTATATTCAAAACGGGAAACAGAAGACAACCGTGCCGATTGCCGCTTTGGGTGGATCAGTCGCAACAGGGCCAAAAGGCGTTGAAGCCGGTGTAATTGAAGTGACAAGCTTTCCTGAATTGCGGGCGCTCGGTGCCGACAAAGTAAAGGGTAAGATTGTGTTTTACAATCGACCAATGGACCCGACAAAAATCAATACGTTTGAAGCCTATGGCGGAGCTGTCGACCAACGAGCTAATGGGGCTACTGAAGCGGCTAAACTAGGTGCTGTGGGTGCCATTGTTCGGTCAATGAATCCTCTGCATGACGATTATCCGCACGTGGGTGGTATGCGGTATGCTACAGGCGTTCCGCTGATTCCAACGGCGGCTATTAGCACCAATGCCGCAGATTTGCTCAGTAAATCGCTAAAGGAAAATCCGAATCTGACGTTTTATTTTAAACAAAGCTGCGAGACTTTGCCCGATGCCAAGTCGTACAATGTGGTAGGTGAAATCAAGGGTAGTGAGAAGCCCGACGAAATCATTGTGGTGGGTGGACATTTAGACTCATGGGATCTGGCCGAAGGAGCGCAGGACGATGGAGCAGGCTGTATGCAGTCAATAGAAGTGCTTCGGCTGTTCAAAGCATTAGGCATTAAGCCGAAGCGTACAATTCGGGCTGTTATGTTTATGAATGAGGAAAACGGCCTGCGCGGTGGTGTACAATATGCCGATCTGGCTAAAAAGAACAATGAGAAGCATATGGCCGCCGTTGAGTCCGATGCGGGTGGATTCACACCACGTGGTTTTGGTATTGTTGGAACACCCGAGCAACGCGCCAAAGTAATGCCCTGGAAACCGTTGCTGGCTCCCTACGGCTTGCTGGAAATTGGTGCGGGTGGGGGCGGAGCCGACATTGGTCCATTGGCTCAATCGGGTACGGTATTATTTGGATTTCGCCCCGATTCGCAGCGTTATTTCGATTACCATCATACTGCTATCGACAATTTTGAAGTCGTTAGCCAACGTGAACTTGAACTAGGTGCGGCTTCGATGGCATCGCTGATCTATTTGTTGGATCAGTATGGATTATAA